From Myxococcaceae bacterium JPH2, the proteins below share one genomic window:
- a CDS encoding FAD-dependent oxidoreductase, with protein sequence MSARAHFESLRADVAILGGGITGLWLLAHLRGQGYSAVLCEGRALGAGQTLCSQGIIHGGLKYALTGSLSAASRALTHMPARWRDCLQGASTPDLRGSRLLSSHQYLVSGLRLAGFLASRLLQGRVSHLDAGRVPEAFASALSPSSRGGVYRLDEPVVDVRSVLSELSRAQEDALLAVDPDATRLLLEPGDLTGLEVRSRDGRGLRIRSEQVVLCAGAGNEGLGRQLSSGAAPMQRRPLCMVMLRGALPALYAHWLGTGPSPRVTVTSHRDAKGTPVWYVGGELAESGVSHEPEAQVRRAREELSRVMPGVDLSTCEGAVLSVDRAEGRHFAGQRPDGPVLARAGAVTQVWPTKLAFAPLVAEQVEAQLSQAGVRPGRCPMPSTQGWPRPALAPLPWDEVRAWC encoded by the coding sequence ATGAGCGCGCGCGCCCACTTCGAGAGCCTTCGCGCCGACGTGGCCATCCTCGGGGGTGGCATCACGGGATTGTGGCTGCTGGCGCACCTGCGTGGGCAGGGCTACTCCGCCGTCCTCTGTGAGGGGCGGGCGTTGGGGGCAGGGCAGACGCTCTGCTCGCAGGGCATCATCCACGGGGGGCTCAAGTACGCGCTCACCGGGTCGCTGTCGGCCGCGAGCCGCGCGCTGACGCACATGCCCGCGCGCTGGCGCGACTGTCTCCAGGGCGCGAGCACACCTGACCTCCGTGGCTCACGGCTCCTGTCGTCGCATCAGTACCTGGTCTCGGGGCTGCGGCTCGCGGGCTTCCTCGCGAGCCGGCTGCTCCAGGGGCGCGTGAGCCACCTGGACGCAGGGCGGGTTCCGGAGGCATTCGCCTCGGCGCTCAGCCCCTCCTCGCGGGGCGGCGTCTATCGGCTGGATGAGCCCGTGGTGGACGTCAGGTCGGTCCTCTCGGAGCTGAGTCGCGCGCAGGAGGATGCCCTGCTCGCGGTGGACCCAGACGCAACGCGATTGCTGCTGGAGCCGGGAGACCTCACCGGGCTGGAGGTGCGCTCACGTGACGGCCGCGGTCTGCGGATCCGCAGCGAGCAGGTGGTCCTCTGCGCGGGCGCGGGCAATGAGGGCCTGGGCCGTCAGCTGTCCTCGGGGGCCGCTCCGATGCAGCGGCGCCCCCTGTGCATGGTGATGCTGCGCGGTGCGCTGCCCGCGCTCTATGCCCACTGGCTCGGCACCGGGCCTTCGCCGCGCGTCACCGTCACCAGCCACCGCGACGCGAAGGGAACTCCCGTCTGGTACGTGGGGGGAGAGCTGGCGGAGTCCGGCGTGTCGCACGAGCCCGAAGCACAGGTGCGTCGGGCCCGTGAGGAGCTGTCCCGGGTGATGCCCGGTGTAGACCTCTCGACCTGCGAGGGCGCGGTGCTGTCCGTGGACCGCGCGGAAGGTCGGCACTTCGCAGGGCAACGCCCGGACGGTCCGGTGCTCGCGCGAGCGGGCGCTGTGACCCAGGTCTGGCCCACCAAGCTCGCCTTCGCGCCGCTCGTCGCGGAGCAGGTGGAGGCGCAGTTGTCACAGGCGGGAGTGCGGCCCGGCCGCTGCCCCATGCCCTCCACGCAAGGGTGGCCCCGTCCTGCGCTCGCGCCCCTTCCTTGGGACGAGGTGCGCGCATGGTGCTGA
- a CDS encoding DUF2079 domain-containing protein, with product MRVPMDLPPTVLAPTEVPSEHALRRASWGFAVYAMALCGLAVASGPLSWVHRELGAVRSWQLLLHPLLVLWLWRSGAFPVLERVSLGRRLKVALALCSLGWCLLLQLWRYHAFSVNGVDFSIFDWMLYSTNHGRFMYSPIYDVNHFGVHPSYVMLPLVPLHRLFESPLLLVGITALGVWGAVLPLWKLATRAGRGEALALLLCVAYLTSPWSNRLLDGGFRPEVLYPLCGLMLAWGWVEHRAALWAPALVAFLAIKEDAALHASALALGALLFERSRRREALGVLGVCVALFILNTTVVQPWALAQTGKVRPGYLDFWGQHGSSLGAIALHMLSSPWTVVSDIFRSGWYRLFLPALFLPLLSRQPLVAMLPSLFLLGSASNPTMHEYRLYYPVTLLPFFLWGLLEARERLGQWGWSEGRRTALFAVAALSFPLWGDGYARLWPLALETRAVVRATAVELGTPTGPVCAQTVLFPHLPYALAPRPLFDLACARTPGAVVLVHPELDPWPHSKEALTALVAEATARGEAEPRGEGLVLLRPR from the coding sequence ATGCGCGTCCCCATGGACCTGCCGCCGACCGTCTTGGCGCCCACCGAGGTGCCGTCCGAGCACGCGCTGCGCCGCGCGTCCTGGGGGTTCGCCGTCTATGCCATGGCGCTCTGCGGATTGGCCGTGGCCTCGGGGCCGCTGTCGTGGGTGCACCGGGAACTGGGCGCGGTCCGCTCGTGGCAGCTCCTCCTGCATCCTCTGTTGGTGCTCTGGTTGTGGCGCTCGGGCGCGTTTCCCGTCCTGGAGCGCGTGTCGTTGGGACGGAGGCTGAAGGTCGCGCTCGCTCTGTGCTCGCTCGGCTGGTGCCTGCTGCTGCAGCTCTGGCGCTACCACGCGTTCAGCGTCAACGGCGTGGACTTCAGCATCTTCGACTGGATGCTCTACAGCACGAACCACGGGCGATTCATGTACTCGCCCATCTACGACGTGAACCACTTCGGAGTGCATCCGTCATACGTGATGCTGCCGCTGGTGCCGCTGCATCGGCTGTTCGAAAGCCCGCTGTTGCTGGTGGGTATCACGGCGCTGGGAGTGTGGGGCGCGGTGCTGCCACTGTGGAAGCTGGCGACGCGCGCGGGACGTGGCGAGGCGCTCGCGCTGCTCCTCTGCGTGGCATACCTCACCAGCCCCTGGTCCAATCGCTTGCTGGATGGTGGCTTTCGTCCGGAGGTGCTCTATCCGCTGTGCGGCCTGATGCTCGCGTGGGGATGGGTGGAGCACCGCGCGGCGCTCTGGGCCCCAGCCTTGGTCGCGTTCCTGGCGATCAAGGAGGATGCGGCCCTGCACGCGAGCGCGCTGGCCTTGGGCGCGCTCCTCTTCGAGCGGTCGCGTCGTCGAGAGGCCCTCGGCGTGCTGGGCGTGTGCGTGGCGCTGTTCATCCTCAACACCACGGTGGTGCAGCCCTGGGCGCTCGCGCAGACGGGGAAGGTGCGGCCGGGCTACCTGGACTTCTGGGGGCAGCATGGGAGTTCGCTGGGAGCCATTGCGCTCCACATGCTCAGCTCGCCCTGGACTGTGGTGTCCGACATCTTCCGCTCAGGATGGTACCGGCTGTTCTTGCCGGCGCTGTTCCTGCCGCTGCTGTCGCGTCAACCGTTGGTGGCCATGTTGCCCTCGCTCTTTCTCTTGGGCAGCGCGTCCAACCCCACCATGCATGAGTACCGCCTGTATTACCCCGTGACGCTGCTGCCCTTCTTCCTGTGGGGACTGCTGGAGGCGCGCGAGCGATTGGGGCAGTGGGGATGGTCCGAGGGGCGTCGCACCGCGCTCTTCGCCGTGGCCGCCCTGAGCTTCCCCTTGTGGGGAGATGGCTACGCGCGGCTGTGGCCACTGGCGCTCGAGACGCGCGCCGTCGTCAGGGCCACGGCGGTGGAACTGGGCACACCCACGGGTCCGGTCTGCGCGCAGACGGTACTCTTTCCGCACCTGCCCTACGCGCTCGCGCCGCGGCCCTTGTTCGATCTCGCGTGCGCGCGCACACCAGGAGCGGTGGTGCTCGTCCACCCCGAGTTGGATCCCTGGCCCCACTCAAAAGAGGCGCTGACGGCCCTGGTGGCCGAGGCCACCGCGAGGGGCGAGGCGGAGCCACGAGGGGAAGGACTGGTGCTCCTGCGCCCGCGCTGA
- a CDS encoding HAD-IIIA family hydrolase has translation MVLSAASGRPFVLLDRDGTLIEERGYLRDVGEVCLLPNAVQGLRRFRALGLGLVLVTNQSGVARGYFDAKRVDEVHARVRALLACEGLSLDGIYVCPHLPDAGCACRKPRPGLGLQAAADLGIDLSRSFVVGDTPGDVAWGHGLGATSFLVRTGHGANVDLARLPNPTQAVDDLLHAAEHVQRLIHRRGQMELELTRDAGEGRTEAGTRLVRQHVLGSIDVKQRLLVDCEGSLQEAASQLSQSLRSGGKLLLCGNGGSAADCQHLAAEFVSALSHDIERPGLAAIALTTDTSLITAHANDFGFGHIFERQVQALGRPGDVLIGISTSGESENVVRAFRTARLQGLRTVALTGSGGGRLLALADVCVRVPSTNVQHVQECHITIAHLLCMLVESGLVAQPMAAAGRAVAHAK, from the coding sequence ATGGTGCTGAGTGCCGCCAGCGGACGGCCCTTCGTCCTCCTGGACCGCGATGGCACGCTCATCGAAGAGCGGGGCTATCTGCGCGACGTGGGCGAGGTCTGTCTTCTGCCCAACGCCGTCCAAGGACTGCGCAGGTTTCGAGCGCTGGGGCTCGGGCTGGTCCTGGTCACCAACCAGTCCGGCGTTGCCCGAGGCTACTTCGACGCGAAGCGGGTCGATGAGGTCCATGCCCGCGTCCGCGCGTTGCTCGCCTGCGAGGGGCTGAGCCTGGACGGCATCTATGTCTGTCCTCACCTGCCCGACGCGGGCTGCGCATGTCGAAAGCCCCGACCGGGGCTGGGGCTCCAGGCGGCTGCGGACCTGGGCATCGACCTCTCGCGCAGCTTCGTGGTGGGGGACACACCGGGAGACGTCGCGTGGGGCCACGGCCTCGGCGCGACGAGCTTCCTGGTCCGCACGGGCCACGGCGCGAACGTGGACCTCGCGCGGCTGCCCAATCCCACCCAGGCCGTCGACGACTTGTTGCACGCCGCGGAACACGTCCAGCGGCTCATCCACCGGAGGGGGCAGATGGAACTGGAGCTGACGCGGGACGCAGGGGAGGGACGTACCGAAGCGGGCACTCGGCTCGTGAGGCAGCACGTGCTGGGCAGCATCGACGTCAAACAGCGGCTCCTGGTGGACTGCGAGGGTTCACTCCAGGAGGCCGCGAGCCAGCTGTCCCAATCGCTCCGGTCCGGAGGCAAGCTGCTGCTCTGCGGCAATGGAGGCAGCGCCGCCGACTGCCAGCACCTGGCGGCGGAGTTCGTCAGCGCGCTGAGCCATGACATCGAGCGGCCGGGGCTCGCGGCCATCGCGCTGACGACGGATACGTCGCTCATCACCGCCCACGCCAACGACTTTGGCTTCGGCCATATCTTCGAGCGGCAGGTGCAGGCGCTCGGCCGTCCTGGGGATGTGCTCATCGGCATCAGCACGAGTGGCGAGTCCGAGAACGTGGTCCGCGCCTTCCGCACCGCGCGGCTCCAGGGGTTGAGGACGGTGGCGCTCACGGGCAGCGGGGGTGGCCGGCTCCTGGCGCTCGCGGACGTCTGTGTTCGTGTGCCCAGCACCAACGTGCAGCACGTGCAGGAGTGCCACATCACCATCGCGCACCTGCTGTGCATGCTGGTGGAGAGCGGGCTCGTGGCCCAGCCCATGGCCGCCGCGGGGAGGGCCGTGGCCCATGCCAAGTGA
- a CDS encoding lectin ESA-2, whose product MAAYIVQNQWGGSSAPWNPGGLWVIGSRSTQGVVALNVTSSDGGKTLTGTMTYSGEGPIGFRGTLSDGNNYTVENQWGGSSAPWQPGGVWILGCRKGQNVIALNLTSSNGGQTLAGTMTYNGEGAIGFRSEQSNGGAYTVENQWGGSSAPWNPGGLWVLGARKNQNVVAVEVSSTDGGKTLAGTMTYNGEGPIGFRGTLTEVDTYAVENQWGGSSAPWQPGGLWIIGYRPNQNVVALHITSSNGGQNLSGTMTYNGEGPIGFRGKLN is encoded by the coding sequence ATGGCTGCGTATATCGTTCAGAATCAGTGGGGTGGTTCGAGCGCGCCGTGGAACCCGGGTGGACTCTGGGTCATCGGCAGCCGGAGCACGCAGGGAGTCGTTGCGCTCAATGTCACGTCCAGCGACGGCGGCAAGACGCTGACGGGAACGATGACCTACAGCGGTGAAGGTCCCATCGGTTTCCGTGGCACGTTGAGCGACGGCAACAACTACACGGTGGAGAACCAGTGGGGCGGCAGCTCCGCGCCCTGGCAGCCCGGCGGTGTCTGGATCCTCGGCTGTCGCAAGGGCCAGAACGTCATCGCCCTCAACCTCACCTCCAGCAATGGTGGGCAGACGCTGGCGGGGACGATGACGTACAACGGGGAAGGCGCCATCGGCTTCCGCAGCGAGCAGTCCAACGGAGGGGCGTACACGGTGGAGAACCAGTGGGGTGGCAGCTCCGCGCCGTGGAATCCGGGTGGACTCTGGGTGCTCGGCGCTCGGAAGAACCAGAACGTCGTCGCCGTCGAGGTCTCTTCGACTGACGGTGGCAAGACGCTGGCGGGGACCATGACCTACAACGGCGAGGGCCCCATCGGCTTCCGTGGCACGCTGACCGAAGTGGACACGTACGCGGTGGAGAACCAGTGGGGTGGTTCCTCCGCGCCGTGGCAGCCCGGCGGTCTCTGGATCATCGGCTACCGGCCGAATCAGAACGTCGTCGCTCTCCACATCACCTCCAGCAACGGAGGGCAGAACCTGTCGGGAACGATGACCTACAACGGGGAAGGCCCCATCGGCTTTCGCGGCAAGTTGAACTGA
- a CDS encoding glycosyltransferase family 9 protein, with product MDIRTDCLHFNGYKPCGPHKERGVHCDGCTDYRPATGNVLIIKLQAAGEVVRNTPLLRVIQRQHPGARIFWLTNYPELIPRREVFKTLRFDLAGMLTVLDTKFDLLLSLDKDVEACALANRVDAKVKKGFTQKDGAILPFDADSWGKWRTGVFDDLMKANRKHYVEELFEICGYTFQEEEYLLPDYEVPAVPLTPGKPVVMLNTGAGSQWKPRLYSPARWAVLARSLKDSGREVVLVGGPEEHARNEEIAAAAAVHYFGVQPFAGFIGLLSLADVVVTSVTFAFHAAVGLRKRIVLLNNTFNKHEFYMYGRGTVLEPEVPCLMCYKQDFDARCVQRDCMDLISPERILRAVGEV from the coding sequence ATGGACATCCGGACCGACTGTCTCCACTTCAATGGCTACAAGCCTTGCGGGCCGCACAAGGAACGAGGCGTCCACTGTGATGGCTGCACGGACTACCGGCCCGCGACCGGCAATGTGCTCATCATCAAGTTGCAGGCCGCGGGTGAGGTGGTGCGCAACACGCCGCTCCTTCGGGTCATCCAGCGTCAGCACCCGGGCGCGAGGATCTTCTGGCTCACGAACTACCCGGAGCTGATCCCCCGGCGCGAGGTCTTCAAGACCCTGCGCTTCGACCTGGCCGGCATGCTGACCGTGCTGGATACGAAGTTCGACCTCCTGTTGTCCCTCGACAAGGACGTGGAGGCGTGTGCGTTGGCGAACCGCGTCGACGCCAAGGTAAAGAAGGGGTTCACGCAGAAGGATGGGGCCATCCTCCCGTTCGACGCGGACAGCTGGGGCAAGTGGCGGACCGGCGTGTTCGACGACCTGATGAAGGCCAACCGCAAGCACTACGTCGAAGAACTCTTCGAGATCTGCGGCTACACCTTCCAGGAGGAGGAATACCTGCTGCCGGACTACGAGGTGCCCGCGGTGCCGCTGACGCCCGGCAAGCCCGTGGTGATGCTCAACACGGGCGCGGGCAGCCAGTGGAAGCCCCGGCTGTACTCTCCGGCGCGCTGGGCCGTGCTCGCCCGGAGCCTGAAGGACTCGGGCCGCGAGGTCGTGCTTGTGGGGGGGCCAGAGGAGCATGCGCGCAACGAGGAGATCGCCGCGGCGGCGGCCGTTCACTACTTCGGCGTCCAGCCGTTCGCCGGATTCATCGGGCTGCTGAGCCTGGCGGACGTGGTGGTCACGTCGGTGACGTTCGCGTTCCACGCGGCTGTGGGGCTGCGCAAGCGCATCGTGTTGTTGAACAACACCTTCAACAAACACGAGTTCTACATGTACGGACGTGGCACGGTGCTGGAGCCGGAGGTGCCGTGTCTGATGTGTTATAAACAGGACTTTGACGCGCGCTGTGTCCAACGAGACTGCATGGATTTGATTTCCCCGGAGCGCATCTTGCGCGCGGTAGGGGAAGTCTGA
- a CDS encoding aspartate aminotransferase family protein produces MLFHRRFDHRYPRIVRGQGASLHDDEGHVWLDAVGGAGVAILGHGLEELARQAAESMRHVSYLHGTQFTTPELEAYGERLVSLAPDNISHVLLMGSGSDAVETAIKLAYQYSVRKTGTRRKRKVIATEPGYHGATGLALAVTGKPRDRMLFQELLSAQCFIPAPDSYRRPESGEVCAEALERKILEEGPENCLAFILEPVIGASMGIGVPPTGYLQRVREICDRHDIVLIGDEVMCGFGRCGEWFTSSMLGVKPDIIIQGKGMAAGLVPLSAVYVSRALYDGIHRDGGNFAHGFTFTNHPLSAAIGLRVLEHIEQHDLLACVRQQGESLRARLRELTAFSWVDDVRGLGLFCGFELVADKATRRAFPRSAKLAERVLQRAMERGGNFYFSIGYLPDGTGDSILAMPPYNVTDSELDRLVDILRGTLTDLDAEVQALARSSA; encoded by the coding sequence ATGCTGTTCCACCGCAGGTTCGACCACCGCTATCCGCGAATCGTCCGAGGGCAGGGCGCCTCGCTCCATGACGACGAAGGCCATGTCTGGCTCGACGCCGTGGGCGGCGCGGGCGTGGCCATCCTGGGCCATGGTCTGGAGGAGCTGGCCCGGCAAGCGGCCGAGTCGATGCGCCACGTCAGCTATCTCCACGGCACCCAGTTCACGACGCCCGAGCTGGAGGCCTATGGCGAGCGACTGGTGTCCCTGGCGCCCGACAACATCTCCCACGTGCTGCTGATGGGCAGTGGCTCGGACGCGGTGGAGACCGCCATCAAGCTGGCCTATCAGTACTCCGTCCGGAAGACGGGCACGCGGCGCAAGCGCAAGGTAATCGCCACCGAGCCCGGCTATCACGGCGCCACGGGGCTCGCGCTGGCGGTGACGGGCAAGCCCCGCGACCGGATGCTCTTCCAGGAGCTGCTGAGCGCGCAGTGCTTCATCCCCGCGCCGGACAGCTACCGGCGGCCCGAGTCCGGCGAGGTCTGCGCCGAGGCGCTGGAGCGGAAGATCCTCGAGGAGGGCCCGGAGAACTGTCTGGCCTTCATCCTCGAGCCGGTGATTGGCGCGTCCATGGGCATCGGCGTTCCGCCGACCGGCTACCTCCAGCGAGTGCGGGAGATCTGCGACCGGCACGACATCGTGTTGATAGGCGATGAGGTGATGTGTGGCTTTGGCCGCTGCGGCGAGTGGTTCACGTCCTCGATGCTCGGCGTCAAGCCAGACATCATCATCCAGGGCAAGGGGATGGCGGCCGGACTGGTTCCGCTGTCCGCGGTCTACGTCAGCCGAGCGCTCTACGACGGCATCCACCGGGATGGCGGCAACTTCGCCCATGGCTTCACCTTCACGAACCATCCGCTCTCCGCTGCCATCGGCCTGCGGGTGCTGGAGCACATCGAGCAACACGACCTGTTGGCCTGCGTGCGACAGCAAGGGGAGTCATTGCGAGCGAGGCTGCGGGAGCTGACCGCGTTCTCCTGGGTGGACGACGTGCGGGGACTGGGCCTGTTCTGCGGCTTCGAGCTGGTCGCCGACAAGGCCACCCGGCGCGCCTTCCCGCGCTCGGCGAAGCTGGCGGAGCGGGTGCTGCAGCGGGCCATGGAACGGGGAGGAAACTTCTACTTCTCCATCGGCTACCTGCCGGACGGCACGGGTGACTCCATCCTCGCGATGCCCCCGTACAACGTGACCGACTCGGAGCTGGACCGCTTGGTGGACATCCTGCGCGGCACGCTCACGGACCTGGACGCGGAGGTCCAGGCCCTGGCGCGCTCCAGCGCGTAG
- a CDS encoding AAA family ATPase: MSGLSDRTHVTVLCGWPLSGKTETAALLGRELGAHVVDVDVLARAGIGLPEEAWWTTEAGRQRNLNRMAMAYELLHQSVRIHLEVAEPKRSLVVVSTYSRPSSWDFLRAVLAPHPEVLFKVLWLRPSDDSPEAVRALLGRRAAEGYCGGCTTPAEYFDVKARFVPPPLPHRVVDTWFRHTPAACAQRALDYVLAP; the protein is encoded by the coding sequence GTGAGCGGGCTCTCAGACAGGACCCACGTCACGGTCCTCTGCGGCTGGCCGCTCTCGGGAAAGACCGAGACGGCCGCGCTGCTGGGCCGCGAGCTGGGCGCGCACGTCGTCGACGTCGACGTGCTGGCGCGTGCGGGCATCGGGCTTCCGGAAGAAGCATGGTGGACGACCGAGGCGGGGCGCCAGCGCAACCTCAACCGAATGGCCATGGCCTACGAGCTGCTTCACCAGTCCGTGCGCATCCACCTGGAGGTCGCCGAGCCGAAGCGCTCGCTCGTGGTCGTGTCCACCTACTCGCGGCCGTCGAGCTGGGACTTCCTGCGCGCCGTGCTGGCGCCGCACCCGGAGGTCCTCTTCAAGGTGCTGTGGTTGCGGCCCTCGGACGATTCGCCCGAAGCGGTCCGTGCATTGTTGGGCCGTCGCGCCGCCGAGGGCTACTGCGGAGGTTGCACCACGCCGGCCGAGTACTTCGACGTCAAGGCCCGCTTCGTCCCGCCGCCACTGCCTCACCGCGTCGTCGACACCTGGTTCCGTCACACCCCCGCGGCCTGCGCGCAGCGGGCCCTCGACTACGTCCTCGCGCCCTAG
- the hldE gene encoding bifunctional D-glycero-beta-D-manno-heptose-7-phosphate kinase/D-glycero-beta-D-manno-heptose 1-phosphate adenylyltransferase HldE yields the protein MRLVWEPDFVARDDLAARLSALESARVLVVGDVMLDRYWHGTASRLSPEAPVPVVRVERDECRPGGAANVAVNVAALGAQATVLGITGDDADAGSLDERLAEARVCSRLMRTPGVRTISKLRVVGTRQPLIRLDFEDGLPGSHDARLLEGFAPLLAEAGAVVLSDYAKGTLRDPQRFIQMARAAGCPVLVAPKGLDFTRYAGATVLVPNRSEFEAVVGSCADDAVLVARGLDLLRTLSLEALLITRGEEGMTLLRDGHPALHLRATASAVLDVTGAGDTVIAVLAAALSSRVPLPEAVALSNLAAGLVVGRRGTCAATLPELRRAVAGPRQPSRGVVTEEHLLELVHDARARGETVALTLGCFDILHAGHVSYLEQMVGLADRLIVAVNDDDSVRRLKGASRPLNPLGQRMRVLAGLAAVDWVVPFSEDTPERLVCRVVPDVLVKGGDYRPEQIPGQRCVRAAGGRVLVLDYVEGCSTTGLVARIHERQGAAKHDLVSVGPG from the coding sequence ATGAGGCTCGTATGGGAACCGGACTTCGTGGCGAGGGATGACCTGGCGGCGCGACTCTCCGCGCTGGAGTCCGCCCGGGTATTGGTGGTGGGCGATGTGATGCTCGACCGCTACTGGCATGGCACCGCGTCACGGCTCTCTCCGGAGGCGCCGGTGCCCGTGGTGCGCGTGGAGCGAGACGAGTGTCGTCCGGGGGGAGCCGCGAACGTCGCGGTGAACGTCGCGGCGCTGGGTGCCCAGGCCACGGTGTTGGGCATCACCGGGGACGACGCGGACGCGGGTTCGCTGGACGAACGGCTCGCGGAGGCACGGGTGTGTTCCCGCCTGATGCGGACCCCCGGTGTTCGCACCATCAGCAAGCTGCGCGTCGTGGGCACCCGTCAGCCGTTGATCCGCTTGGACTTCGAGGACGGTCTGCCAGGAAGCCATGATGCGCGGTTGCTCGAGGGGTTCGCGCCCCTGCTCGCGGAGGCGGGCGCGGTCGTGCTGTCCGACTATGCCAAGGGGACCCTGCGGGATCCGCAGCGCTTCATCCAGATGGCGCGCGCGGCCGGATGCCCCGTCCTGGTGGCTCCCAAGGGCCTCGACTTCACGCGCTACGCGGGGGCCACGGTGCTCGTCCCCAACCGGAGCGAGTTCGAGGCCGTGGTCGGCTCCTGCGCGGATGACGCCGTGCTCGTCGCGCGCGGCCTCGACTTGCTGCGGACACTGTCGCTGGAGGCGCTGCTCATCACGCGGGGCGAGGAGGGCATGACGCTGCTGCGGGACGGCCACCCCGCGCTGCACCTGCGCGCCACCGCGAGCGCCGTCCTGGACGTCACCGGAGCGGGAGACACCGTCATCGCGGTGCTGGCGGCGGCGCTCTCCTCGCGGGTCCCGTTGCCGGAGGCGGTGGCGCTCTCCAACCTGGCGGCGGGCCTCGTCGTGGGGCGACGGGGCACGTGCGCCGCGACCTTGCCGGAGCTGCGGCGGGCGGTCGCGGGCCCTCGCCAGCCGAGCCGAGGCGTCGTCACGGAAGAGCACCTCCTGGAACTGGTGCACGACGCTCGCGCGCGTGGAGAGACCGTCGCATTGACGCTCGGATGCTTCGACATCCTGCATGCCGGGCACGTCTCCTATCTGGAGCAGATGGTCGGCCTCGCGGATCGCCTCATCGTCGCGGTCAATGATGATGATTCCGTGCGGCGGCTGAAGGGTGCATCGCGACCGCTCAATCCGCTGGGACAACGGATGCGCGTGCTCGCGGGGCTCGCGGCGGTGGACTGGGTGGTGCCCTTCAGCGAGGACACGCCCGAGCGGTTGGTGTGCAGGGTCGTCCCCGACGTCCTCGTCAAGGGAGGCGACTATCGCCCCGAGCAGATCCCCGGGCAGCGCTGTGTGCGCGCGGCGGGAGGCCGGGTCCTCGTCTTGGATTACGTCGAGGGCTGCTCGACGACGGGGTTGGTGGCGCGCATCCACGAGCGCCAGGGCGCCGCGAAGCACGACCTCGTGAGCGTGGGGCCTGGGTGA
- a CDS encoding lysoplasmalogenase, whose protein sequence is MHGASSGVTKLLAAVGAAGAVGFLLQWDPPPPGFRMVTKALPMLCLFLWMWPPRTRYARWIFAGLGLSLLGDLLLEIDPGFFLPGLGAFLLAHLGYTFAYLHVSRTPHPARGLPFLVLAVGASVLLRPWLGEMTVPVTLYVAIISTMAWRAAALLGDAHTSRAQQWTAFAGALLFAASDSLLAIKLFVRPLPGSSFVIMVLYWAAQLCIAFSARESQQQRAHPPTPTLA, encoded by the coding sequence ATGCACGGTGCATCGAGTGGTGTGACGAAGCTCCTCGCGGCGGTGGGCGCTGCTGGCGCGGTGGGGTTCCTGCTCCAATGGGACCCGCCACCTCCGGGCTTCCGGATGGTGACCAAGGCGCTGCCGATGCTCTGCCTGTTCCTGTGGATGTGGCCACCCCGGACTCGCTACGCCCGCTGGATATTTGCCGGCCTGGGCCTGTCGCTGCTGGGCGACTTGCTGCTGGAGATCGACCCGGGATTCTTCCTGCCTGGGCTGGGCGCATTCCTGCTCGCGCACCTGGGCTACACCTTCGCCTATCTCCACGTGAGCCGCACGCCGCACCCCGCGAGAGGCCTGCCTTTCCTCGTGCTCGCTGTGGGCGCCAGTGTGTTGCTGCGTCCCTGGCTGGGAGAGATGACGGTGCCCGTGACGCTCTATGTCGCCATCATCAGCACCATGGCCTGGCGCGCGGCGGCACTCCTCGGAGATGCACACACCTCTCGCGCCCAGCAATGGACTGCCTTCGCGGGCGCACTGCTGTTCGCCGCCAGCGACAGCCTGCTCGCCATCAAGCTCTTCGTGCGCCCCCTGCCCGGAAGCAGCTTCGTCATCATGGTGTTGTACTGGGCCGCCCAGCTCTGCATCGCCTTCTCGGCGCGCGAGTCTCAGCAGCAACGGGCCCATCCTCCAACTCCTACCCTGGCGTAA